One genomic segment of Kordiimonas sp. SCSIO 12603 includes these proteins:
- a CDS encoding MmcQ/YjbR family DNA-binding protein codes for MTRDEFDAFCASLKATTNVIQWGDSSVWKVGGKIFAIAGIWGEGAHTKVSFKCSELSYQILCELEGVVPAPYLARAKWVQVQEDGALSDDDIKSYIEEAHEIIAGKLTKKLRTELGL; via the coding sequence ATGACACGCGATGAATTCGATGCTTTTTGCGCATCACTAAAAGCAACTACTAATGTAATCCAGTGGGGTGATAGTTCTGTTTGGAAGGTAGGCGGTAAGATATTTGCCATTGCTGGTATTTGGGGCGAGGGTGCGCATACCAAGGTGAGCTTCAAATGTAGTGAGCTCAGTTACCAGATACTCTGTGAATTGGAGGGCGTTGTACCAGCGCCGTATCTGGCGCGTGCTAAATGGGTGCAGGTGCAGGAAGACGGCGCTCTATCTGATGATGATATAAAAAGCTATATCGAAGAGGCCCACGAGATTATTGCGGGTAAGCTTACTAAAAAGTTGCGTACAGAATTAGGACTTTAG
- the uvrB gene encoding excinuclease ABC subunit UvrB has translation MSQPVNQNIFVPHRPERPEKTEGGRRFEVVSEFTPAGDQPTAIGELVDGIKEGEQDQVLLGVTGSGKTFTVAKIIEETQRPALILAPNKTLAAQLYGEFKSFFPNNAVEYFVSYYDYYQPEAYVPRTDTFVEKEATINEQIDRMRHSATRAILERDDVIIVASVSCIYGIGSVETYTAMTFGIKAGDEIDNRDLLRRLVAMQYTRNDAAFQRGTFRVRGDTIDIFPSHYEDRAWRLMMFGDEVEEIVEFDPLTGEKMQSLEAIKIYANSHYVTPRPTLDQAIKGIKSELKERLKYYQDHDRFLEAQRIDQRTTFDLEMMEATGACAGIENYSRYLTGRNPGDPPPTLFEYIPENALLFVDESHVAVGQINGMSRGDAKRKGTLAEFGFRLPSCVDNRPLKFDEWDAMRPQTVYVSATPGDWELERTDGVFAEQVIRPTGLTDPEIDVRPVESQVDDLMHEARKMAEKGLRVLATTLTKRMAEDLTEYLHENGIKVRYMHSDIDTLERIEIIRDLRLGAFDVLVGINLLREGLDIPECGLVAILDADKEGFLRSERSLVQTIGRAARNAEGRVILYADKITGSLEKAIAETERRRKKQTEYNIEHGITPTTVKKNVGDILEHVSSGDYVTVDIGDDAEHLVGSNLKKHIETLMAKMKEAAENLEFEEAARLRDEVKKLEAGELGIGTSHGKPKGRSLGGKPGTRTKKAKSHRKMY, from the coding sequence ATGTCGCAGCCTGTGAACCAGAATATTTTTGTTCCGCACCGTCCTGAACGCCCCGAAAAAACCGAAGGCGGCAGGCGGTTTGAGGTGGTTTCTGAGTTCACACCGGCGGGTGATCAGCCCACAGCAATCGGTGAATTGGTAGATGGTATTAAAGAAGGGGAGCAGGATCAGGTGCTGCTCGGTGTAACTGGGTCAGGTAAGACCTTCACAGTTGCAAAGATTATTGAAGAAACGCAGCGCCCAGCACTTATTTTGGCCCCCAATAAAACACTGGCTGCGCAGCTTTATGGCGAGTTTAAAAGCTTCTTCCCAAACAACGCTGTGGAATATTTCGTTTCTTACTATGATTATTATCAGCCGGAGGCCTACGTGCCGCGCACCGATACGTTTGTAGAAAAAGAAGCCACCATCAACGAGCAGATTGACAGGATGCGCCACTCAGCGACGCGGGCAATCCTCGAGCGAGATGACGTGATCATCGTGGCATCAGTGTCCTGCATTTATGGTATTGGCTCGGTTGAAACCTATACCGCGATGACCTTTGGTATCAAAGCTGGTGATGAGATTGATAACCGGGATTTGCTGCGCCGTCTTGTAGCCATGCAGTATACCCGCAATGATGCAGCCTTCCAGCGTGGTACCTTCCGGGTGCGCGGGGACACGATCGATATTTTCCCAAGTCACTATGAAGACCGGGCATGGCGCCTCATGATGTTTGGTGATGAAGTGGAGGAGATTGTTGAGTTTGACCCGCTCACTGGCGAGAAGATGCAGTCGCTAGAAGCAATTAAAATATACGCGAACAGCCACTATGTAACCCCGCGCCCAACCCTTGATCAGGCTATTAAGGGAATTAAGTCAGAGCTTAAAGAGCGATTGAAGTATTATCAGGACCACGACCGTTTCCTTGAGGCCCAGCGGATTGATCAGCGCACCACCTTTGATCTGGAAATGATGGAAGCAACAGGCGCCTGTGCGGGTATTGAGAACTATAGCCGATACTTAACAGGCCGTAATCCAGGTGATCCACCACCAACGCTGTTTGAATATATTCCTGAAAATGCACTGCTGTTTGTGGATGAAAGCCATGTTGCTGTGGGGCAAATTAACGGTATGAGCCGAGGAGATGCTAAGCGGAAAGGTACACTTGCAGAATTTGGCTTCCGCTTGCCAAGCTGTGTTGATAACCGACCGCTCAAGTTTGATGAATGGGACGCGATGCGCCCGCAAACGGTTTATGTATCTGCAACACCGGGTGATTGGGAGCTTGAACGCACAGATGGCGTGTTCGCGGAGCAGGTTATTCGGCCTACTGGTCTGACCGACCCTGAAATTGACGTGCGTCCGGTGGAAAGTCAGGTGGATGACCTGATGCATGAAGCCCGTAAGATGGCGGAGAAAGGCCTGAGGGTACTGGCAACGACACTGACCAAACGCATGGCGGAAGATCTTACAGAATATCTCCATGAAAACGGTATCAAGGTGCGCTACATGCACTCTGATATCGATACACTTGAGCGGATTGAAATTATTCGTGATCTTCGCCTTGGTGCCTTTGATGTGCTCGTGGGGATTAACCTTCTGCGTGAGGGGCTGGATATTCCTGAATGTGGACTTGTGGCTATCTTAGATGCAGACAAAGAAGGATTCCTCCGTTCTGAACGATCGCTTGTTCAGACCATTGGTCGCGCGGCGCGGAACGCAGAGGGTCGTGTTATTTTGTATGCAGATAAAATTACAGGTTCGCTTGAAAAGGCGATCGCAGAGACAGAACGCAGGCGTAAGAAACAGACTGAATATAATATTGAGCACGGCATTACACCAACTACAGTGAAGAAGAATGTAGGCGATATTCTGGAGCATGTTTCTTCGGGCGATTACGTGACCGTGGATATTGGCGATGATGCCGAGCATTTGGTTGGCTCTAACCTTAAGAAGCATATCGAAACGCTTATGGCGAAAATGAAAGAGGCTGCTGAGAACCTTGAGTTTGAAGAAGCTGCACGTCTGCGGGATGAAGTGAAAAAACTTGAGGCTGGCGAGCTGGGCATCGGTACATCACACGGTAAACCAAAGGGACGTTCCTTAGGCGGTAAACCGGGAACACGAACCAAGAAGGCTAAAAGCCACCGGAAAATGTATTAG
- a CDS encoding TorF family putative porin, translated as MSIRKRSLKGAAFFSASLFITTALFSVEASAQDTSSPFSFSGSATLTSDYRFRGLSLSDKDFAIQGGFNLNHESGFYLSTWGSSIESFNGSELELDLYGGYAGNINSNLSYNVGFIAYLYPGSSGGTDYYETYASISGSADKFSWTLGTAYAFDQDNIGGTDNIYIYGNASYPLTNSLSASASLGFEDGAFGNEKWDWSLGLSYSFSKYSLSVSYIDTANSGSNLGDAGVIASLSASF; from the coding sequence ATGTCCATCAGGAAACGTTCACTTAAAGGCGCAGCTTTTTTTAGCGCCAGTTTATTTATTACTACCGCACTATTTTCAGTAGAAGCCAGCGCACAAGATACCTCTTCCCCTTTTAGCTTTTCAGGCAGCGCTACTTTAACAAGTGATTACCGTTTCCGAGGCCTTTCCCTTTCCGATAAAGATTTCGCCATTCAAGGTGGCTTTAACCTCAACCACGAAAGCGGCTTTTATTTGAGCACATGGGGTTCCTCAATTGAAAGCTTCAATGGTTCTGAGCTTGAGCTAGACCTGTATGGCGGGTATGCGGGTAACATTAACAGCAATCTATCCTACAACGTTGGCTTCATCGCCTATCTGTATCCCGGCTCATCCGGTGGTACTGATTACTATGAAACATACGCCTCCATAAGCGGGTCCGCTGACAAGTTCAGCTGGACATTAGGGACCGCTTACGCGTTTGATCAGGATAATATTGGCGGCACCGATAATATCTACATATACGGTAATGCCAGTTACCCGCTCACCAATTCACTCTCCGCTTCAGCCAGCCTTGGCTTTGAAGATGGAGCATTTGGTAACGAAAAATGGGATTGGTCTTTGGGCCTTTCCTACAGTTTCAGCAAATACTCACTATCCGTAAGTTATATCGACACAGCAAATTCAGGCTCGAACTTGGGCGATGCGGGAGTGATCGCGAGCCTGTCAGCATCATTTTAA
- a CDS encoding pyridoxal phosphate-dependent aminotransferase, producing the protein MSFLSKSLDRIKPSPTMAVTAKAAELRAAGKDVIGLGAGEPDFDTPDNIKDAAIEAIKAGDTKYTKVDGTPAVKAAIIEKFKRENGLSFEPNQITVNSGGKHTIYNALMATLNPDDEVVIPTPYWVSYPDMTLLAGGAPVFVETSIDTNFKMTPEALEAAITPKTKWLIFNSPSNPSGAAYTAEEIKALGEVIKRHEHVWVFADDIYEHIVYEGFEFTTFAAAVPEVAHRTLTMNGVAKAYAMTGWRIGYAAGDPALIKAMAKVQSQSTSNPCSISQAATVEALMGPQGYLKDRAAVFQERRDLVVKMLNEADGIECPTPEGAFYVYPSIAGCIGKKTPSGKTIKTDEDFVTYILEDYGVAAVHGEAFGLSPHFRVSYATSNEALIEACTRIQTACSKLS; encoded by the coding sequence ATGTCTTTTTTGTCTAAATCTCTAGACCGCATTAAACCTTCACCAACCATGGCTGTAACCGCTAAAGCTGCTGAGCTTCGCGCTGCCGGCAAGGATGTTATTGGCCTTGGCGCTGGTGAGCCTGATTTCGATACGCCAGACAACATCAAAGATGCTGCAATTGAGGCGATCAAGGCCGGTGATACGAAATACACGAAGGTAGACGGCACGCCAGCTGTTAAGGCTGCGATTATTGAGAAGTTCAAGCGCGAAAATGGCCTTTCATTCGAACCAAATCAAATCACTGTAAATAGCGGCGGCAAACACACAATTTACAATGCCCTTATGGCAACACTTAACCCCGATGATGAAGTTGTTATCCCAACACCATATTGGGTAAGCTACCCGGATATGACACTTCTTGCGGGCGGCGCACCAGTATTTGTAGAAACATCAATTGATACAAACTTCAAGATGACTCCAGAGGCTCTTGAAGCTGCCATTACACCGAAAACTAAATGGCTAATTTTCAACTCACCATCCAACCCATCTGGCGCTGCTTACACGGCTGAAGAAATTAAGGCTCTTGGTGAAGTTATCAAACGCCACGAACATGTCTGGGTATTTGCTGATGATATCTACGAACATATTGTTTATGAAGGCTTTGAGTTCACAACCTTTGCTGCAGCTGTACCAGAAGTGGCCCACCGCACACTAACAATGAACGGTGTTGCAAAAGCATATGCGATGACAGGCTGGCGTATCGGATACGCCGCTGGCGACCCTGCTCTTATTAAAGCGATGGCAAAAGTACAATCACAAAGCACTTCAAACCCATGTTCAATCAGCCAGGCCGCAACAGTTGAAGCCCTTATGGGCCCGCAAGGTTATCTGAAAGATAGAGCTGCTGTTTTCCAGGAACGTCGAGATCTGGTTGTTAAAATGCTCAATGAGGCAGACGGTATTGAATGCCCAACACCAGAAGGCGCCTTCTACGTATATCCATCCATCGCTGGCTGTATTGGCAAAAAAACTCCATCCGGCAAGACCATTAAAACCGACGAAGATTTCGTAACCTATATTCTTGAAGATTACGGCGTAGCTGCCGTGCACGGAGAAGCCTTCGGCCTGAGCCCACATTTCCGAGTTTCTTACGCAACATCCAATGAAGCTCTTATAGAGGCATGTACACGAATTCAAACTGCCTGTTCAAAGTTAAGTTAA
- a CDS encoding DUF5700 domain-containing putative Zn-dependent protease — MRHIWGVLFSIIAVTGNARGVDFDASMLSQCLALANDPTNAELREKFETHPNNLLMKEGLPDRFQISYEQISQQRERLQNYSDTLPSLKKQLATLSAEATEFLGPNAIPENFSIRIVCGARYDGFGFASEGKQYLFMNLPVISADFFPHLLRHELWHVGYRNQNEETANVYEGSPSSLKNLSYIMLNEGVGHYYSLRRRLEPKIVYDNWPERTKALFTKFHDKFDQLVNAEDTETKDELLWTSTAGGRFWDKWGAVTGAVITYRLKQKLGVEVLRSLIASGPCDFLSKYHEEAKQIENWENIPDTLVQTTCSVSN; from the coding sequence ATGAGACATATTTGGGGGGTATTGTTCTCAATTATCGCAGTAACCGGTAATGCAAGAGGCGTCGATTTTGACGCCTCAATGCTTTCGCAGTGTCTGGCGCTCGCGAACGACCCAACAAATGCAGAACTTCGAGAAAAGTTTGAGACACACCCAAACAATCTATTAATGAAAGAAGGCTTACCTGACCGCTTTCAAATCTCATACGAACAAATCAGCCAGCAGCGCGAACGTTTGCAAAACTATTCTGATACACTGCCTTCTCTGAAGAAGCAGTTGGCAACACTATCTGCCGAAGCAACCGAATTTCTAGGCCCTAACGCCATACCAGAAAATTTCAGCATCCGCATTGTATGCGGCGCTCGCTACGACGGATTTGGTTTTGCAAGCGAGGGCAAACAATATTTGTTTATGAACCTTCCCGTGATTTCCGCTGACTTCTTCCCGCATCTATTACGCCACGAACTCTGGCATGTGGGATACCGCAATCAAAATGAAGAAACCGCAAACGTTTATGAAGGTTCGCCCAGTTCCCTTAAAAACCTGAGCTATATTATGCTTAATGAGGGGGTTGGGCATTATTATTCCCTACGCCGCAGGTTGGAGCCCAAAATCGTTTATGATAACTGGCCTGAACGCACAAAAGCATTATTCACTAAGTTTCACGACAAATTCGATCAACTGGTAAACGCCGAAGATACAGAAACGAAAGATGAGCTTCTTTGGACATCTACAGCCGGAGGGCGTTTTTGGGATAAGTGGGGAGCAGTTACCGGCGCCGTAATTACCTACCGCCTGAAACAGAAACTGGGCGTAGAGGTTCTACGCTCATTAATAGCGTCCGGCCCTTGTGATTTTTTAAGTAAATATCATGAAGAGGCTAAACAGATAGAAAATTGGGAGAACATTCCCGATACCCTTGTGCAAACAACCTGTTCGGTCTCAAATTAA
- a CDS encoding DMT family transporter yields MAASDFWADHFSTILILISALFHAGWSAAVKSTSDKFSITFMMCAGGGILCLPLTFFVPFPTSELWFWLIISLILHGGYQAVLLKTLEAGDLTHVYPIARGTGPLFVAFISFFLLAEKLTLPEYLAIAIIVGGIFLTGSFRFTPETRKATILALFTGIFIAGYSVIDAIGVKTANNPFSFIIWSNVIFAPVFIAAGLKSRGIRIFQDTLANWHIGVPVMIIAYTGYALALLAYRHGSIAEVAALRETSIIFATLIGLIILKESFSKRRTLAAIIIAFGAIILKIN; encoded by the coding sequence ATGGCGGCTTCAGATTTCTGGGCTGATCATTTTTCAACTATACTAATCCTGATCTCCGCCCTGTTTCATGCAGGGTGGAGTGCTGCGGTTAAATCAACATCCGACAAATTCTCCATCACATTTATGATGTGTGCCGGAGGCGGTATTCTCTGCCTCCCACTAACGTTTTTTGTACCTTTCCCAACTTCTGAACTGTGGTTTTGGTTAATCATCTCGCTCATCCTTCATGGAGGATATCAAGCAGTACTCCTTAAAACGCTTGAGGCAGGAGACCTAACACATGTTTACCCAATCGCCCGTGGTACGGGACCACTTTTTGTAGCTTTTATAAGTTTCTTCCTGCTTGCCGAAAAACTGACACTGCCAGAATATTTAGCCATCGCTATCATTGTTGGAGGGATATTTCTAACCGGCAGTTTTCGCTTCACCCCGGAAACTCGCAAAGCCACCATACTTGCACTATTCACCGGAATTTTTATCGCAGGCTATTCTGTGATTGATGCAATAGGCGTTAAAACGGCCAACAACCCATTTAGTTTCATTATTTGGTCGAATGTTATTTTTGCCCCTGTCTTCATTGCCGCAGGTCTTAAATCGAGAGGCATAAGAATATTCCAAGACACACTTGCCAACTGGCATATAGGGGTACCTGTCATGATTATCGCTTATACAGGTTATGCACTAGCCCTTCTTGCATATAGACATGGCTCTATTGCCGAAGTTGCCGCCCTTAGAGAAACAAGCATCATATTTGCAACCCTGATCGGATTGATTATCCTCAAAGAATCCTTTTCAAAAAGACGTACCCTCGCTGCAATAATTATTGCCTTTGGTGCCATCATTCTGAAAATTAATTAA
- a CDS encoding autorepressor SdpR family transcription factor yields MSDVFNALSSPVRREILEMLKAQDMTAGEIADQLDVGKSTLSGHFNVLKAADLVSTSRSGTTITYSLNTSVVEDLLTSIVGLLSKNKEGKENA; encoded by the coding sequence ATGTCAGACGTATTCAATGCACTTTCCTCTCCTGTTCGCAGGGAAATACTGGAAATGCTAAAGGCCCAAGACATGACAGCGGGCGAAATTGCAGACCAATTGGATGTTGGGAAATCAACCCTATCCGGCCACTTCAATGTACTGAAAGCCGCAGATTTGGTTTCCACATCTCGTAGCGGCACCACCATCACCTACAGCCTCAACACAAGCGTGGTGGAAGATTTGCTCACATCTATCGTTGGCCTGCTTTCAAAGAACAAAGAGGGGAAAGAAAATGCTTAA
- a CDS encoding SdpI family protein: protein MLKLLKWPWTIAIITLAAGLYSYFQLDPSIEIPVHWNINGEVDRTASPLGALLGVPGTFIIVLLILSFLKQLEPRREHLEQSGKAFQAITIGVSIVILIAQGMIISAAFGYATITINTLVGGIGLMFAVMGNYLGKLKSTFFVGIRTPWTLSSETVWKKTHRLAGKLYVVIGLIVIALSFIVAAQDLSYVLIALLMPAAFFPLGYSWYIWKQEQNELIE from the coding sequence ATGCTTAAATTACTTAAATGGCCATGGACAATTGCTATCATCACGCTGGCTGCAGGCCTCTATAGCTATTTCCAACTAGATCCATCAATTGAAATTCCAGTCCACTGGAATATCAACGGAGAAGTTGACCGTACAGCAAGTCCTCTTGGTGCTCTGCTCGGTGTACCAGGCACCTTCATCATTGTTTTGCTAATTCTTTCCTTCCTGAAACAGCTTGAGCCCAGACGAGAGCATCTGGAACAATCTGGCAAAGCCTTTCAGGCCATTACTATTGGTGTCTCAATCGTTATTCTTATTGCTCAAGGTATGATTATCAGTGCAGCCTTTGGATACGCGACGATCACCATCAATACACTTGTAGGCGGTATCGGCCTGATGTTTGCTGTAATGGGCAACTATCTGGGCAAATTGAAATCAACCTTCTTTGTCGGGATCAGAACACCTTGGACCCTGTCCAGTGAAACGGTGTGGAAGAAAACCCACCGCCTTGCAGGTAAGCTCTATGTAGTTATCGGGCTTATCGTTATCGCTCTATCTTTCATAGTAGCAGCCCAAGATCTAAGCTATGTACTTATTGCTTTACTTATGCCAGCGGCCTTCTTCCCACTTGGTTATAGCTGGTACATCTGGAAACAAGAGCAAAACGAATTAATCGAATAA
- a CDS encoding Dps family protein, whose product MTNATNIIADALKPVLAESVQLYVLTQNVHWNVVGPLFQPVHALTEEQYLELAPAIDEIAERIRTLGSKAPAGLAAFQSLGNIADGDEDAAAEAMVKTLSAAHHQLAERIRPIIGQAAEAGDEVSAGLLTDRLTVHEKAQWMLNAMVA is encoded by the coding sequence ATGACAAACGCTACCAACATTATCGCAGATGCACTAAAGCCAGTTCTCGCAGAATCTGTACAGCTTTATGTTTTAACTCAGAATGTGCATTGGAACGTTGTGGGCCCACTATTCCAACCAGTTCATGCCCTAACAGAAGAGCAGTATCTTGAGTTAGCGCCAGCGATTGATGAAATCGCAGAACGTATCAGAACTCTTGGCTCAAAAGCACCAGCGGGTCTCGCGGCTTTCCAGAGCCTTGGCAACATCGCTGATGGTGATGAAGACGCAGCAGCCGAAGCAATGGTAAAAACACTTTCAGCGGCGCACCACCAACTTGCAGAACGTATTCGCCCAATCATTGGTCAAGCTGCTGAAGCTGGGGATGAAGTATCTGCTGGCCTCTTAACAGACCGCCTGACAGTACACGAAAAAGCTCAGTGGATGCTGAACGCAATGGTTGCCTAA
- a CDS encoding dipeptidase, which yields MKALVAGVSMLALAACGGSETSEQNQKTEAKRIALETIVIDTHIDVPYRLDRKWEDVSHSTHGGDFDYNRAVEGGLNAPFMSIYTPAAHDGTPKAKEHALEMIAIVNRMVSEAPGKYIVAKTVADVEQAFKDGKIALPLGMENGSPVSGDLNNLDYFYELGIRYITLAHSKANHISDSSYDVNRPNDGLSDFGKEAVKRMNELGIMVDISHVSDKAFWDVMEITKTPVIASHSSARKFTPGFERNMSDEMIKALTTNGSVIMINYGSAFITEEANQYGPKRTEAYTKYLAENGMTASSDLQAEFNKKYAEDNPYPFATLDDVLDHIDHVVEIAGIDYVGIGSDYDGVGDSLPEGLKDVSTYPNLVEGLLKRGYTEENIKKILSGNLLRVWRTVEAYAAAN from the coding sequence ATGAAAGCCTTAGTAGCAGGCGTTTCAATGCTTGCACTTGCCGCATGTGGCGGAAGCGAGACATCAGAACAAAACCAAAAAACTGAAGCCAAACGGATCGCATTGGAAACTATCGTTATTGATACACATATTGATGTGCCCTATCGGCTTGATAGAAAATGGGAAGACGTATCCCATAGCACCCACGGTGGAGATTTCGACTATAACCGGGCGGTAGAAGGCGGCTTAAACGCACCTTTCATGTCAATCTATACACCCGCAGCCCATGATGGTACTCCAAAAGCCAAAGAACATGCTCTTGAAATGATTGCAATCGTGAACCGCATGGTGTCAGAAGCCCCTGGAAAATATATCGTTGCCAAAACCGTTGCAGATGTAGAGCAGGCCTTCAAAGATGGTAAAATTGCTCTACCTCTCGGCATGGAAAACGGCTCTCCGGTGTCAGGAGATCTGAATAACCTAGATTATTTCTATGAACTCGGCATTCGTTACATCACACTGGCTCATTCGAAAGCTAATCATATCTCGGATAGCTCTTATGACGTAAACCGTCCAAACGACGGCCTTTCCGACTTTGGTAAAGAGGCCGTAAAACGCATGAATGAATTAGGTATTATGGTGGATATCAGCCATGTATCTGACAAAGCCTTTTGGGATGTAATGGAGATCACAAAAACTCCTGTAATTGCTTCACATTCTTCAGCACGGAAATTCACGCCGGGCTTCGAGCGCAATATGAGCGACGAAATGATCAAAGCACTGACCACAAACGGCAGTGTTATCATGATCAATTATGGGTCCGCTTTCATCACCGAAGAGGCTAATCAGTACGGCCCTAAGCGCACTGAGGCATACACAAAATATCTAGCCGAAAACGGCATGACTGCTTCATCGGACCTTCAAGCCGAATTCAATAAAAAGTATGCCGAGGACAATCCGTATCCTTTCGCCACACTTGATGATGTACTTGATCATATCGATCATGTAGTTGAAATCGCAGGTATTGATTATGTAGGAATTGGCTCTGATTATGACGGTGTAGGTGATAGCCTGCCAGAAGGTCTCAAAGATGTTTCTACCTATCCAAACTTGGTCGAAGGCTTACTAAAGCGCGGCTACACAGAAGAAAACATCAAGAAAATCCTGTCTGGTAACCTTCTTCGTGTTTGGCGCACTGTAGAAGCATACGCTGCAGCTAACTAA